A window of the Lactuca sativa cultivar Salinas chromosome 7, Lsat_Salinas_v11, whole genome shotgun sequence genome harbors these coding sequences:
- the LOC111907469 gene encoding cysteine-rich repeat secretory protein 1 yields the protein MKSVISIAFLLLAIINAVNLVTAQFPAEPFFKCRDTGNYTTRTDYSRNLKVALNTVGNMDTYNGGSFNSSIGVNEAAHVMALCSGVSIHWSGNCKDCIHKLTVQLSIKCMDQKEAVMWGSMCASSGRYR from the exons ATGAAATCCGTAATTTCAATAGCGTTTCTTCTTCTAGCAATCATCAACGCTGTTAATCTGGTCACAGCTCAATTCCCCGCAGAGCCTTTCTTCAAATGCAGAGACACAGGCAACTACACAACAAGGACTGATTACAGCAGAAACCTCAAAGTCGCATTGAATACAGTCGGCAATATGGACACGTATAATGGCGGATCATTCAATTCATCCATAGGCGTGAACGAAGCAGCACATGTCATGGCCCTTTGCTCCGGTGTTTCTATCCATTGGAGTGGAAACTGTAAGGACTGTATACACAAGTTGACCGTTCAACTTTCAATCAAGTGCATGGATCAAAAAGAGGCTGTGATGTGGGGTTCAATGT GTGCAAGCAGCGGGAGGTACCGATAA